A section of the Sporomusaceae bacterium FL31 genome encodes:
- a CDS encoding lactate permease — MTWTQNYDPMGSIALSALVAAIPIIVIFYLLAVRRMPGQIAGAIALVVSILTAILGFKMPAGLALITAGMGALYGLFPIFWIVITALFIYNMTVETGDFEVLKDSIATVTDDRRLQALLVAFAFGAFLEGAAGFGAPVAISAGMLVGLGFNPLYAAGLCLIANTAPVAFGAIGIPVITGAAVANLDVMKVSAMVGRQLPFLSIIIPIWLVVLMAGWKSAMEVLPACLVAGVAFAGLQWFSSNYLGPELPDILSSLAAIVGLTVFFRYWKPATIWRFPDEPPLSATKNVHGQHSSGQVIKAWSPFVVLTVMVVLWGLKPVAAVLDSVTYKWHVPGLDLAVTQIAPLVPKPTAMAAIYKVNWLSAAGTSLFIASIITAMILGVGPGRYFSILGKTFAQLKKPMINIPCVLGLAYIMNYSGMSASLGIFLAGTGKFFPLFSPLLGWLGVFLTGSDTSANALFCNLQAVTAQQVGVDPILTVAANSSGGVTGKMISPQSIAVATAATGLVGKEGDLFNFTVMHSFILAIAVMIMTYAQAYWLSWMIP; from the coding sequence ATGACATGGACGCAAAATTATGACCCGATGGGAAGTATTGCGCTATCGGCTTTAGTTGCGGCAATTCCGATAATCGTAATTTTTTATTTGCTAGCAGTACGTCGGATGCCTGGACAAATTGCTGGGGCAATAGCGCTGGTAGTATCCATACTTACAGCAATTCTAGGATTTAAAATGCCAGCAGGCTTAGCGTTGATTACAGCCGGTATGGGGGCACTATATGGTTTATTCCCTATATTCTGGATCGTTATCACTGCATTATTTATTTATAATATGACAGTCGAAACCGGTGACTTTGAGGTTCTTAAAGACTCAATAGCAACCGTTACGGATGATCGTAGATTACAGGCTTTGTTGGTTGCTTTTGCTTTTGGTGCGTTTCTGGAAGGTGCGGCAGGCTTTGGTGCACCGGTTGCTATTTCAGCAGGTATGCTGGTAGGACTTGGCTTTAACCCGCTGTATGCTGCTGGGTTGTGCCTGATTGCAAATACTGCCCCGGTTGCGTTTGGAGCCATTGGGATACCAGTAATTACGGGTGCCGCAGTAGCTAACCTTGATGTTATGAAAGTAAGTGCGATGGTAGGACGGCAATTACCATTCTTATCAATTATCATCCCAATTTGGTTAGTTGTTTTAATGGCTGGCTGGAAATCAGCGATGGAAGTATTGCCTGCTTGTTTAGTTGCAGGTGTAGCATTTGCTGGTCTTCAATGGTTTTCTTCGAACTACCTCGGACCAGAATTGCCGGATATTTTGTCTTCACTGGCAGCAATTGTTGGCCTGACTGTATTCTTTCGTTATTGGAAACCAGCTACAATTTGGCGTTTCCCTGATGAACCACCGCTATCAGCAACAAAAAATGTTCATGGCCAGCATTCATCAGGACAAGTTATAAAAGCATGGTCACCCTTCGTCGTATTGACGGTTATGGTTGTATTGTGGGGCCTAAAGCCAGTAGCTGCTGTACTTGATTCTGTGACCTATAAATGGCATGTACCAGGTTTGGATTTAGCAGTAACACAGATTGCGCCGCTGGTTCCTAAGCCTACAGCGATGGCTGCCATATACAAAGTCAATTGGTTGAGTGCTGCCGGTACATCATTATTTATTGCCAGCATTATAACCGCAATGATTTTAGGCGTAGGACCAGGCAGATATTTCAGTATCTTAGGGAAAACATTTGCGCAGCTTAAAAAACCTATGATTAATATCCCCTGTGTACTTGGCTTAGCGTATATTATGAATTACTCGGGCATGAGTGCATCGCTAGGGATCTTTCTGGCAGGAACGGGAAAATTCTTCCCGCTTTTCTCACCACTACTTGGTTGGTTGGGCGTATTTTTGACCGGTTCAGATACATCTGCCAATGCGTTGTTTTGTAATCTGCAAGCTGTAACAGCGCAACAGGTAGGCGTTGATCCAATTCTGACTGTTGCGGCTAACTCGTCAGGTGGTGTTACTGGTAAAATGATTTCGCCGCAGAGCATTGCAGTTGCAACTGCCGCTACAGGACTAGTTGGTAAAGAAGGAGACCTGTTTAATTTCACGGTCATGCATTCCTTCATTTTGGCAATAGCCGTCATGATCATGACCTATGCTCAGGCCTACTGGTTATCTTGGATGATTCCTTAA
- a CDS encoding 2-oxoacid:acceptor oxidoreductase subunit gamma encodes MSKVIKIALAGEGGQGVQSIAEILAEAANEEGKNALYIPNFGVEQRGGVSIAYVQISEGQIGAPKFIKADILIPLSPRAVKRTTNHAGPETVYIYDNSLIQEGEVNDNIVGMQYFDVTPPCPTADHPNQDLPQDLIAGEPKTCSFTKEGPGVDPADIPEVKRVIAIPANDIAKNELHPRVFNIIILGAIIAATNVLPLDSIKSALEVKLGDKFAANPKLRDMNFKALERGYELIIGAV; translated from the coding sequence ATGTCTAAAGTAATTAAAATTGCCTTGGCTGGTGAAGGTGGCCAAGGTGTGCAGTCAATTGCGGAAATATTAGCTGAAGCTGCAAATGAAGAAGGGAAAAATGCATTATATATTCCTAACTTTGGTGTTGAACAGCGTGGTGGAGTATCGATTGCTTATGTGCAAATTAGCGAGGGGCAAATCGGTGCGCCTAAATTTATCAAGGCTGACATTTTAATTCCCTTAAGTCCGCGGGCGGTTAAAAGAACGACAAACCATGCAGGGCCTGAGACCGTTTACATCTATGATAATTCGCTCATTCAAGAGGGTGAGGTCAATGATAATATTGTTGGCATGCAATATTTTGACGTGACTCCGCCATGTCCAACGGCAGATCATCCAAATCAGGATTTGCCGCAGGATCTTATAGCCGGAGAACCAAAGACCTGCTCTTTTACCAAAGAAGGACCTGGCGTAGATCCGGCAGATATTCCTGAAGTCAAAAGAGTGATAGCTATACCAGCCAATGATATCGCAAAAAATGAACTGCACCCGCGTGTATTTAATATCATTATCTTAGGTGCAATCATTGCGGCAACCAATGTATTGCCTTTGGACAGTATTAAAAGTGCGCTGGAAGTCAAATTAGGCGATAAGTTTGCGGCAAATCCCAAACTCCGGGATATGAATTTTAAAGCACTTGAGCGCGGCTATGAGCTAATCATAGGTGCCGTGTGA
- a CDS encoding 4Fe-4S ferredoxin, whose translation MGKVNWESAKYDSDKGMWAIFPGLCKGCGLCAEKCPVKCISWAEELGVYGTPRVEADMKKCILCGICQMVCPDTAIRVEKKK comes from the coding sequence ATGGGTAAAGTGAATTGGGAATCGGCAAAATATGATAGCGATAAAGGAATGTGGGCTATTTTCCCGGGACTATGTAAAGGGTGCGGCTTATGTGCTGAAAAATGTCCGGTTAAATGTATCAGTTGGGCCGAAGAACTGGGCGTTTATGGTACCCCCAGGGTAGAAGCTGATATGAAAAAATGTATCCTCTGCGGTATTTGCCAAATGGTTTGTCCGGACACAGCTATTCGTGTAGAAAAAAAGAAATAA
- a CDS encoding menaquinone biosynthesis decarboxylase: MAFTDLREFIDALESRGWLKRIRESVDCDLEITEITDRVSKMQGEKNVALLFENVKGYDVPVLMNAFGSMERMALALGVEKIDDIAQEIREILKLPYISLQNKFDLIKIVPQAKRAINFPKYVKTGPCKEVIIKDKPSIEKFPVLKCWPGDAGKFITLPLVFTKNPITGKRNVGMYRMQIFDGQTTGMHWHIHKNGAENFRAHRELGKDRIEVAVAIGGDPSLTYAATAPLPRDIDEMVFAGFLRKKAVELVKCETVDVEVPAHSEIVLEGYVMLDELRTEGPFGDHTGYYSLADQYPVFHITCITHRKNPIYPSTIVGKPPMEDCFLAKATERIFLPFLQQQMPEILDINLPLEGVFHNCAMISIKKSYPQHAKKVMHAIWGMGQMMFTKMVIIVDEHVNVQDTNEVWWRVFNNIDARRDIVLVDGPLDVLDHSSPMPNWGTKVGIDATKTWPEEGNLREWPDEIVMSEDIKRIVDEKWKGLGLE; the protein is encoded by the coding sequence TTGGCTTTTACTGATTTAAGAGAATTTATAGACGCCCTGGAATCGAGAGGCTGGCTAAAACGGATACGTGAGAGCGTAGACTGTGATTTGGAAATTACTGAAATCACCGATAGAGTTTCAAAAATGCAAGGTGAAAAAAATGTGGCCCTGTTATTTGAAAATGTTAAGGGGTATGATGTTCCTGTTTTAATGAATGCTTTTGGCAGCATGGAGCGGATGGCCTTAGCGTTAGGGGTAGAAAAGATTGACGATATTGCCCAGGAAATACGGGAAATACTTAAATTACCTTATATTTCCCTGCAGAACAAATTTGATTTAATTAAAATAGTACCACAAGCTAAACGTGCTATTAACTTTCCGAAATACGTAAAAACAGGTCCATGCAAAGAAGTTATTATAAAAGACAAGCCTTCGATTGAAAAATTTCCTGTGTTGAAATGCTGGCCAGGTGATGCTGGGAAGTTTATCACCTTACCGCTTGTATTTACGAAAAATCCGATAACAGGCAAGCGCAATGTTGGGATGTACCGGATGCAGATTTTTGATGGACAAACAACGGGTATGCATTGGCATATCCATAAGAATGGTGCTGAGAACTTCCGGGCTCATCGTGAGTTGGGGAAAGATAGAATTGAAGTTGCAGTTGCAATTGGTGGCGACCCATCGCTGACTTATGCGGCAACGGCACCATTGCCACGCGATATTGATGAAATGGTTTTTGCTGGTTTTCTTCGTAAAAAAGCAGTTGAGCTAGTAAAATGCGAGACTGTTGATGTCGAGGTGCCGGCACATTCCGAGATTGTTTTAGAAGGCTATGTAATGCTGGATGAGCTTAGAACTGAAGGGCCGTTTGGTGATCATACCGGCTATTATTCATTAGCGGATCAGTATCCAGTGTTTCATATTACTTGTATTACTCATCGTAAAAATCCAATCTACCCATCAACCATTGTTGGTAAACCGCCGATGGAAGATTGTTTCTTAGCAAAAGCGACAGAGCGAATTTTCTTGCCATTCTTACAACAGCAAATGCCAGAAATCCTGGATATTAATTTGCCGCTTGAGGGTGTTTTCCATAACTGCGCAATGATTTCGATTAAAAAAAGCTATCCACAGCACGCAAAAAAAGTCATGCATGCAATTTGGGGCATGGGACAGATGATGTTTACAAAAATGGTGATTATTGTTGATGAACATGTCAATGTTCAAGACACTAATGAAGTTTGGTGGCGCGTTTTTAACAACATTGATGCCAGACGCGATATTGTATTGGTAGATGGTCCGCTTGATGTACTGGATCATTCTTCACCGATGCCAAATTGGGGAACTAAGGTTGGGATTGATGCTACAAAAACTTGGCCAGAAGAGGGTAATCTGCGGGAATGGCCTGATGAAATTGTTATGTCTGAAGATATTAAGCGAATAGTTGACGAGAAGTGGAAGGGCTTGGGTCTTGAATAA
- the tatAd gene encoding Sec-independent protein translocase protein TatAd, which translates to MFSFSMPELILILVIALVVFGPGKLPEIGKALGRSLQEFKRATNEIEKEEPTKAELKKPEETK; encoded by the coding sequence GTGTTTAGTTTCAGCATGCCTGAATTAATATTGATCTTAGTGATAGCCTTAGTAGTTTTTGGGCCTGGGAAGTTGCCTGAAATTGGTAAAGCGCTAGGACGTAGTTTGCAAGAATTTAAGCGGGCTACTAATGAGATTGAAAAAGAGGAACCAACTAAAGCAGAGTTGAAAAAGCCTGAGGAAACAAAGTGA
- a CDS encoding heptaprenyl diphosphate synthase subunit II: MIKNAIFGIVQNDLTALEAELLSVIHSPVHLITEISEHLVQAGGKRLRPALYFLSARCGGQHDSVNIQPLATAIELIHMATLVHDDVIDNAATRRGIPTANSKWGNQMSVLIGDFLFAKAFSIVASNQVSERVMQVLTEIICSMAEGEIIQNKDTFNPDQSEMEYLDRIAKKTADFIAASCELGALTARLSNEDVQALRDYGYSIGMAFQITDDILDMTASSEQLGKPSGNDLRQGIVTLPVLYALQHSPNATELKNIVSTRAMSETQLERGLEIIHETEAIDYSYRLVSEYLNRARSVLPAGMPADIKEAFLAVAEFVEMRNF; encoded by the coding sequence TTGATAAAAAATGCTATATTCGGAATAGTCCAAAATGACTTAACCGCATTGGAAGCCGAGCTGCTTTCTGTAATACACTCTCCAGTCCACCTGATAACAGAGATTAGTGAACATCTTGTACAGGCAGGCGGCAAGCGTTTGCGGCCTGCTCTTTATTTTTTGTCTGCCCGCTGTGGTGGCCAGCATGATTCGGTCAATATCCAGCCGCTGGCAACAGCAATCGAATTGATTCATATGGCAACATTGGTACATGATGATGTCATTGACAATGCTGCAACCCGGCGAGGGATACCCACTGCTAATAGTAAGTGGGGCAATCAGATGTCTGTGTTAATTGGAGACTTTTTATTTGCAAAAGCTTTTTCCATCGTCGCATCCAATCAAGTATCTGAACGGGTTATGCAAGTCTTAACTGAGATTATTTGTTCTATGGCCGAAGGTGAAATTATTCAAAATAAAGATACGTTCAATCCTGATCAAAGCGAAATGGAATATCTGGATCGTATTGCTAAGAAGACAGCAGATTTTATTGCTGCTAGCTGCGAACTGGGTGCTTTGACGGCTAGACTGTCCAATGAAGATGTCCAAGCTTTACGTGACTATGGTTATTCAATCGGTATGGCATTTCAGATTACCGATGATATCTTGGATATGACAGCATCTTCAGAACAGTTAGGAAAACCTTCTGGTAATGATTTGCGCCAAGGGATTGTTACACTTCCAGTCTTATATGCTTTGCAGCATAGTCCTAATGCGACAGAGTTGAAGAATATCGTATCAACCCGCGCTATGAGTGAAACACAACTGGAACGCGGACTGGAAATTATCCATGAAACTGAGGCCATTGATTATTCCTACCGTTTAGTTAGCGAATATCTCAATCGAGCTAGAAGCGTATTGCCTGCAGGAATGCCAGCAGATATTAAAGAAGCTTTTCTTGCAGTAGCAGAATTTGTGGAAATGCGAAACTTTTAA
- a CDS encoding pyruvate flavodoxin/ferredoxin oxidoreductase-like protein, translating to MAEVSLKGEQRVFMTGNEVIAWAAVAAKAEIMYGYPITPQNEIMHYWTRLAPKHGKKFLQTEDEISAGFTTLGGVFTGTKAFTATSGPGNVLMQESAGMAEMMRLPVVYIIQQRGGPSTATVIYGQQETTLTCFGGNGEGYRIVYSPANHQDLFDYTIKAFNVAWTYRFPTFVLGDGYQAKMREPLTIYDPEEKGIKLVKPEPIVADLNDPKRKTKHLRNCLNTEDELYEILKGHQADYDALSPKLVEWDAQGCDDADIIIVSHGVVSRAALGAYKKLRSEGKKVGYFRPITVRPFPDEQLKQAMKGAKKLFLAESAYGQLLKIVQNNIYGSTIEIVPMLRPGVGITSEEIYDEISKL from the coding sequence ATGGCTGAAGTTTCACTAAAAGGTGAACAAAGAGTATTTATGACAGGTAATGAAGTCATTGCCTGGGCGGCAGTAGCGGCTAAAGCTGAAATCATGTATGGCTATCCTATTACACCGCAAAACGAAATTATGCACTATTGGACAAGACTAGCTCCCAAGCACGGGAAAAAGTTTCTGCAAACAGAGGATGAAATTTCTGCTGGCTTTACCACGTTAGGAGGTGTATTTACTGGAACCAAAGCATTTACTGCAACCTCCGGTCCCGGGAATGTTTTGATGCAGGAATCCGCTGGAATGGCCGAGATGATGCGGCTGCCTGTGGTATATATCATCCAACAGCGTGGTGGTCCATCTACTGCAACCGTTATCTATGGTCAACAAGAAACAACACTTACCTGTTTTGGCGGGAATGGTGAAGGATATCGAATTGTGTACTCACCAGCTAACCACCAAGATTTATTTGACTATACCATTAAGGCTTTTAATGTTGCCTGGACTTATCGTTTTCCGACTTTTGTTTTGGGTGACGGTTATCAGGCAAAAATGCGTGAGCCCCTGACCATCTATGACCCTGAAGAAAAGGGGATCAAGCTCGTTAAGCCAGAACCTATTGTGGCTGATTTAAATGATCCCAAACGCAAAACAAAACATCTGCGTAATTGTCTAAACACTGAAGATGAGTTGTACGAAATTTTAAAAGGCCATCAAGCAGACTATGATGCTTTATCTCCCAAACTCGTAGAATGGGATGCCCAGGGGTGTGATGATGCTGACATTATTATTGTAAGCCATGGGGTTGTATCAAGAGCTGCATTAGGTGCCTATAAGAAGTTGCGGTCAGAAGGGAAAAAAGTCGGCTATTTCCGTCCAATAACTGTTCGGCCATTTCCGGATGAGCAGCTAAAACAAGCTATGAAAGGTGCCAAAAAGCTGTTTTTAGCTGAGTCAGCCTATGGGCAATTATTGAAAATTGTCCAAAATAATATTTATGGCAGTACGATAGAAATTGTACCGATGCTTAGACCGGGTGTTGGTATAACTAGTGAAGAAATTTATGACGAAATTAGCAAATTGTAA
- a CDS encoding GntR family transcriptional regulator: MFRPVKTKKVYEEIVHQVKLSIEEGKLKPGDRMLSERDLADQFNVSRASVREALSAMEMMGIISIHPGEGSYVRHLPSDSMLETLAASVQTEAVDILHLLEMRKIIETETASLAAVRATAVDIEDLQQALNEMKLEVSSGGHVEDIDAKFHYILVRAARNPVLLRVAQTVSQLLTSNYRSLRLALFLVPNMSQIFYEAHIEIFQAIITKNPRLAREKMGEHLDTIQEAMRWYKYGGEESLRIFPMIYHSRHNTTG, encoded by the coding sequence ATGTTTAGACCAGTGAAGACGAAAAAGGTCTATGAGGAAATTGTTCATCAGGTTAAGCTTTCTATCGAAGAGGGAAAACTGAAACCTGGTGATCGAATGCTGTCTGAGCGAGATTTGGCTGACCAATTTAATGTTAGCCGCGCTTCGGTTAGGGAAGCCCTCAGTGCAATGGAGATGATGGGGATCATATCCATTCATCCTGGTGAAGGCAGTTATGTGCGCCACTTACCTTCAGACAGTATGCTTGAGACATTGGCAGCCTCAGTTCAAACTGAAGCTGTGGATATCTTGCATTTACTGGAGATGCGGAAAATTATCGAGACCGAAACGGCATCGCTTGCTGCCGTTCGAGCAACTGCTGTCGATATTGAGGATTTACAGCAGGCGCTTAATGAGATGAAACTTGAAGTTTCATCTGGTGGTCATGTCGAAGATATTGATGCTAAATTTCATTATATTTTAGTCCGAGCTGCCCGCAATCCCGTGTTATTAAGAGTGGCTCAGACAGTATCACAATTATTAACAAGCAATTATCGTTCTTTACGGTTAGCGTTATTTTTAGTCCCCAATATGAGTCAAATATTTTATGAAGCACATATTGAAATATTTCAGGCAATTATAACAAAAAATCCGCGCCTGGCGCGTGAAAAAATGGGCGAACATCTTGATACAATTCAGGAAGCCATGCGTTGGTATAAGTATGGTGGAGAAGAATCACTGCGGATTTTTCCTATGATTTATCATTCCAGGCATAATACAACTGGTTGA
- the tatC gene encoding Sec-independent protein translocase protein TatC, whose protein sequence is MSDRPDYDSEQEEPIDHGEMSLVNHLEELRRRIIICLIAVGISSVISYFYAQELVHFITAPAGKLYYMNPAEAFFTYLKVSFFAGFLISLPILLHQLWSFVVPALTNNERTAVGLLVPASVVLFFGGLMFSYYLVLPAGIKFFMGFATEDLQPLFSLGQYLSFVISFLLPFGFIFELPLFILVLAKLGFISSGFLVAKRKIVLVLSFIIGAVISPTPDVFSQTMVAIPIVVLYEASILIVKYILRK, encoded by the coding sequence ATGTCTGACAGACCAGATTATGATAGCGAACAAGAAGAGCCGATTGATCATGGTGAAATGTCGCTGGTTAATCATTTAGAGGAGCTGCGGCGACGGATTATTATTTGTCTTATCGCAGTAGGCATAAGCAGTGTCATTAGCTATTTTTATGCTCAAGAACTTGTGCATTTTATCACTGCTCCTGCGGGGAAGTTGTATTATATGAATCCTGCAGAAGCTTTTTTTACATACTTGAAGGTGTCGTTTTTTGCTGGATTCTTAATAAGCTTGCCGATCCTATTGCATCAGTTATGGTCGTTTGTCGTTCCCGCATTAACAAATAATGAGCGTACGGCAGTAGGATTACTAGTACCGGCATCGGTAGTACTGTTTTTTGGCGGACTAATGTTTTCGTATTATTTAGTATTACCAGCTGGAATAAAGTTTTTTATGGGATTTGCAACTGAAGATTTGCAGCCACTATTTTCTTTGGGGCAGTATTTATCTTTTGTTATTTCATTTTTACTTCCGTTTGGTTTTATTTTTGAATTGCCTCTTTTTATCTTGGTGCTGGCTAAACTGGGCTTTATCAGTTCAGGTTTTTTAGTTGCCAAGAGAAAAATTGTGTTAGTTTTGTCTTTTATTATTGGGGCTGTTATTTCACCGACTCCCGATGTATTTTCACAAACTATGGTAGCTATTCCAATTGTTGTCTTATATGAAGCAAGTATTCTCATCGTTAAATATATTTTGCGCAAGTAG
- a CDS encoding lactate permease: protein MTWVQNYNPLGSIVTSALVAAIPLFIILYMLGIRRAKGHVAAAFGLLSAFLVSVFAYGMPAGLAIGSILNGAAYGVFPIVWIVITAIWVYNMTVESGEFEIIKSSLASITDDRRLQALFIAFAFGSFIEGTAGFGTPVAITAAMLVGLGFNPVYAASLCLIANTAPVAFGAIGIPVVVAAQVTGLDLMHVSQIVGRQLPFLSIIVPLWLVVLMAGWKRAMEVMPAIIVAGVCFAGTQFYTANYVNAYLPDITSAVVTIVGLLVLLKVWKPATTWHFPDEKPSQGIVKCDYSIGEILRAWAPYLILAVLVFLWADDKFIGLKKTLVNIDKDLFVLWPGLHNLVVRTVPVVPKETLYAAKYSFNILSAAGTAILFAGIISLAIIPNYGFGKAVACFGKTIKQLRWPILTIAMILGLAYIMNYSGMSSTMGLAFTATGSLFPFFSPFLGWLGVFLTGSDTSANALFCGMQKTAAEQVGVDPYLTVAANSSGGVCGKMISPQSISVATAATGLVGEEGTIFRFTLGHSIAMILFMACLTYLQAYALHWMLP from the coding sequence ATGACTTGGGTTCAAAACTATAACCCCTTGGGTAGTATTGTAACATCAGCCTTGGTCGCAGCAATTCCGCTATTTATTATTTTATATATGCTGGGTATTAGGCGGGCAAAAGGCCACGTTGCCGCCGCATTTGGTTTGCTTTCAGCTTTTCTAGTTTCAGTCTTTGCTTATGGTATGCCAGCCGGTCTAGCAATCGGTTCGATTTTGAACGGTGCTGCCTATGGTGTCTTCCCAATAGTCTGGATTGTTATCACCGCAATCTGGGTCTATAATATGACAGTTGAATCCGGTGAATTTGAAATCATTAAAAGTTCTCTAGCGTCCATTACTGATGACCGCCGTTTGCAAGCGCTCTTTATCGCATTCGCGTTTGGTTCCTTTATTGAAGGAACAGCAGGGTTTGGTACTCCGGTTGCCATTACAGCAGCAATGCTGGTTGGTCTTGGTTTTAACCCTGTATATGCAGCTAGTCTTTGCTTGATTGCAAACACTGCTCCGGTTGCGTTTGGTGCTATTGGTATTCCGGTCGTTGTTGCTGCTCAGGTTACTGGTCTTGATCTGATGCATGTCAGCCAAATCGTCGGCCGCCAATTGCCGTTCCTCTCCATTATCGTTCCTCTGTGGTTAGTCGTATTAATGGCTGGCTGGAAACGCGCAATGGAAGTAATGCCAGCAATTATTGTAGCTGGTGTGTGCTTTGCAGGAACTCAATTCTACACTGCGAACTATGTTAATGCTTACCTGCCTGATATTACCTCCGCAGTGGTTACTATCGTTGGTCTGTTAGTTCTGTTAAAAGTTTGGAAGCCTGCAACTACTTGGCATTTCCCTGATGAAAAACCTTCGCAAGGCATTGTAAAATGCGACTATTCCATCGGTGAAATTCTTCGTGCATGGGCTCCATATTTGATTCTAGCTGTACTTGTATTCTTATGGGCTGATGATAAATTTATCGGTCTTAAAAAGACTTTAGTCAATATTGACAAAGACTTGTTTGTTCTTTGGCCTGGTCTTCATAACTTAGTAGTGCGGACAGTGCCAGTTGTACCTAAGGAAACTTTATATGCAGCTAAATATTCGTTCAATATCTTGTCAGCTGCTGGTACAGCTATTCTTTTCGCAGGTATTATCTCATTAGCGATTATTCCTAACTATGGTTTCGGCAAAGCAGTTGCTTGCTTTGGCAAAACTATCAAACAACTGAGATGGCCAATTCTTACAATTGCCATGATTCTTGGTTTGGCTTATATCATGAATTACTCCGGTATGAGTTCAACTATGGGCTTAGCTTTTACAGCTACTGGATCACTCTTCCCATTCTTCTCCCCATTCCTTGGTTGGTTGGGCGTGTTCCTGACAGGTTCCGATACTTCAGCAAATGCACTGTTCTGCGGAATGCAGAAAACTGCTGCTGAGCAAGTTGGGGTTGATCCATACTTAACAGTTGCAGCTAACTCCTCTGGTGGTGTTTGCGGCAAAATGATTTCTCCACAAAGTATTTCAGTAGCAACAGCCGCTACTGGCCTAGTTGGTGAGGAAGGAACAATCTTCCGCTTTACTCTTGGCCACAGTATCGCAATGATCTTGTTCATGGCCTGCTTGACTTATCTACAGGCTTATGCATTACATTGGATGTTGCCATAA
- a CDS encoding 2-oxoglutarate synthase: MQELKENNILQPAMPSSWNEETKPHKFCPGCGHGVILKALGEAVDELGIRDKIVFGCDIGCSLLAWDFFDFDTVQTHHGRTTPVITGMKRAKEGIVGIAYMGDGGGYAIGSQHLFNAAVRNERITVILCNNSNYGMTGGQMSPTSLPGMKTETSPYGRDITQTGSPTKGPEMVAAVAPEGAYVARGTVANARQLKGFIKKALENQIAGNGFSFVEALSGCPTNWRTNAKQTWEFIEKDMTQYFKVGELRTPQS; encoded by the coding sequence ATGCAGGAACTTAAAGAAAACAATATCCTTCAACCAGCTATGCCGTCAAGCTGGAATGAAGAAACTAAGCCACATAAATTTTGCCCTGGCTGTGGCCATGGGGTTATCTTAAAAGCTTTAGGCGAAGCTGTCGATGAGCTGGGAATACGCGATAAGATTGTATTTGGCTGTGATATTGGCTGCTCCTTATTAGCGTGGGATTTCTTTGACTTTGATACTGTACAGACCCACCATGGACGGACTACGCCAGTCATTACCGGGATGAAGCGAGCCAAAGAAGGGATTGTAGGAATCGCTTATATGGGAGATGGCGGCGGTTATGCGATCGGGTCACAGCATTTATTTAATGCTGCAGTCCGAAATGAGCGAATTACCGTTATTCTTTGCAATAATTCCAATTATGGTATGACTGGTGGTCAGATGTCACCAACGTCATTACCTGGCATGAAAACTGAAACAAGTCCCTATGGACGTGATATTACCCAAACTGGTTCACCTACAAAAGGTCCGGAAATGGTTGCAGCGGTAGCTCCGGAAGGAGCCTATGTGGCTCGTGGTACGGTTGCCAATGCCCGCCAATTAAAAGGCTTTATTAAAAAAGCGCTGGAAAACCAAATTGCTGGCAATGGGTTCTCCTTTGTTGAAGCATTATCCGGCTGTCCAACCAACTGGCGTACCAATGCAAAACAAACGTGGGAATTCATTGAAAAAGATATGACACAATATTTTAAGGTTGGCGAATTACGCACACCTCAAAGCTAA